Within Quercus lobata isolate SW786 chromosome 5, ValleyOak3.0 Primary Assembly, whole genome shotgun sequence, the genomic segment AGTTTTGACAACAGTATACCAATCCTTTTGCCTTTTATCTTCCACATAAAAAACTTGTGTAGCTTGAGATGCCAAGACATATGGTTCATCCATCATTTTATCCCCACCATGTATGAAGTGTGTAAAGTTTACCATAGGAAACCCAAATTCATCAGTCTTATATCCTCTCCTATGTTGGTCATGAACCCATTTACACTTGAACAACACATGTTTCATATTGTCAGAGTAATTCAACTCAATtatatcacttaaaataccATAGTAAGTATTGCCCCCATCAGTAGCGACACTAACTCCACTATTCTGCGTTTTCCTGTTCCCCTCATCATTTACACTCCTAAATTTTAAGCCATTTATTACATAATGCTTGAACCGCTTTACATAAATATACGGCCATTTGGACAATGCAACAAGAGTATCACTAACTCCCTCCCTTTCCTTATCAGCACCAGTGAGGGACATCACCTAACATCAGttgaccaaaataaaagaattcaTATCAGTACAATTAATCATACTTGAGACAGTGTTATAAGTTTAATAAGTTGAAAATGTCATACGTACGTGACCCctaaaccaagtacaaaatttcTCCATGTGGTGCTTATATATAATCGCATCGGAAACGTTACGATTGTGACCTTTTCGAAGTTCATCCTCTATCAATCTTTTGTGCATCCTGTGCAGGCAATTGTATTAGGGTTAATAGACCTTACATACATTCAATTGACGTGCAATTATATTTGTATTACCCAATACTTACTCACGAAAGCGGTTGATGTTTTCGGAATTGAATAGAACGTAGCGATGGGCTTGGGTCCACTCTTTATTGTTTAGTGTCATGATCGAAACCACCCCCGTTGACTCCTCAATCATCCGGGTGGGTCGATTGAATATAGTTTCCACTCCTTCCATATACCGTGAACAAAATGTTAAGCTCTCTTCTACTATGTATCCTTCAGCAATAGACCCTTCCGGAGCAGCTCTATTTCGTACGTAAGACTTAAGACGTGAGAGATACCTATAAAGGAATGATAAGATTAATGACTGACAATGGTAATTCGAACACGCACATGAAACTAGAAGTTGATCAATAATATTACACACATCTTACCTCTCAATTGGATACATCCAACGGTAGTGCACTGGACCACCAATCTTAGCTTCAGCAGCTAAGTGCATGACCAAATGTACCATCACTGTAAAGAAGGATGGAGGAAATATCTTTTCCAATTCACACAATGTCACTGCAATCTCTGCCTCACTAGTTACAATATCTGAAACCGTAAGGGTTTTCGAACAAATTTCTCTAAAGAAGCAAGCTAACTTTATCAACGGCCTAGTAACATGAGATGGCAAAGAACCACGTAATGCTATGGGAAAAAGTTGCTGCATCAATATGTGGTTATCATTACTCTTCAAACCAGAAATTTTGCGTGCCTTCATATTCACACAGCGTGAGATATTGGAAGCGTACCCATCGGGCACTGTTACgtccttcaaaacttgcaagaaACCATCTATCTCCAATGAAGTCATATGAAAACATGCGGCCGGTATGGTATACTGATCATCACTTTTTCGTTGTAGGTGGAGTTCACTTCTTATCCCTATGTCCGCCAAGTCAAGGCGTGCCTTGTAATTATCCTTCGTTTTATCCTTCAAGTTCAATAGTGTGCTTAGTATATTGTCCATCACATTCTTCTCTATATGCATCACATCAAGATTGTGTCGCAACTTATGATCCTCCCAATAAGGCAATGTAAAAAATATACTCCTTTTCTTCCAACCACTTTGCTCCGCCtcccttctcttcctttttttgtaAGCAAGTTGACATTTCCTACCCAGACAACGTCCAAGTAAATGTTCAGTTTCCACAATAATGTCAGATGTGACTGGTGGTTCAGGAGCCAATCGAGTATCATTAGATCCATCAAATGACATACCATCTTTGCGGAAATCATGGTCAACATCCAACCATCGCCGATGTCCCATGTAACAAAATTTGCGACCATTTCTCAAATATCGAGACTCGGTCTTCACGGCACAAGAAGGACATGCCAACTCACCTTTGGTACTCCAACCCGACAAATCTGCATATGCAGGAAAATCATTTATGGTCCACATCAATGCTGCACGCAATTGGAATACTTCTTTTGAAGATGCATCATATGCTTGTACTCCTACATCCCATAACTCCCTTAGTTCTTCTACTAACGGTTCCAAGTACACATCTATAGCAATCCCTGGTGAGGTAGGACCAGGAATAACTAATGATAGAATCAAAGATGACCGTTTCATGCACAGCCAAGGTGGGAGATTGTACGGGACCAACATGACAGGCCACGTACTATGACTAGTACTCATAATTCCGAAGGGGTTGAACCCATCCGCAGCTAATCCAAGCCTGACATTACGAGGGTCAGATGAGAAGTGTAAATGCTTACTGTCAAACATTTTCCATGCATCTGAGTCAGCAGGATGCCGCATTACCCCATCATCAGTACGACCATTAACATGCCATTTCATAGAGCTAGCCAAATCGGGTGAAAGAAATAGTCGCTGCAATCTTGGCTTTAAGGGGAACCATCGTAGGATCTTCGCAGCTTTCTTCTTCCCCTTAGTGGATGAAGCATGCTTACTAGCAACAGATGACTCATTTGTTTTCCACCTTGAAGCTTTACAACAAGGACATGCCTCGAGGTTAACATTTTGCTTCCAAAACAGCATACAATCATTGGGACAAGCATGGATCTTctcataacccaaacccaaatctcgAACTATCTTCTTAGCCTCATAATGGTCCTTTGGCAACTTAGCGTCTGAAGGAAGCATATCCATCAGAACTTGAAGCAACAGAGTAAATGACTTATTCGTCCAACCACACAGAGTCTTCAACTGGAACAACACGACAATGGCTGAGAAGATGCTAAATTTCGTACAACCTTCATATAAAGGTTTGTCTACATCATCTACCATCTTGTAAAACTTCTTCGCGTCATCATTTGGACCTTCACCCGGACGTTGCGCAGTTGGACCTTCTTCCATTGGTTCGGGTGGGATTTCATGCGGGGGGCACAAATCGTGCAACATCCCATGGAAATCACCATATGGATTTTGGGTTTCTTGCACATGAGAGCTCCCACATTCGGTAGCCGA encodes:
- the LOC115990760 gene encoding uncharacterized protein LOC115990760, translating into MDKSWMEKRRGTREYFEGVNQFVEFAAPSARNGKVLCPCVKCVNLLIQPLNVVREHCWASGMLKNYKVWQFHGESAAATSATECGSSHVQETQNPYGDFHGMLHDLCPPHEIPPEPMEEGPTAQRPGEGPNDDAKKFYKMVDDVDKPLYEGCTKFSIFSAIVVLFQLKTLCGWTNKSFTLLLQVLMDMLPSDAKLPKDHYEAKKIVRDLGLGYEKIHACPNDCMLFWKQNVNLEACPCCKASRWKTNESSVASKHASSTKGKKKAAKILRWFPLKPRLQRLFLSPDLASSMKWHVNGRTDDGVMRHPADSDAWKMFDSKHLHFSSDPRNVRLGLAADGFNPFGIMSTSHSTWPVMLVPYNLPPWLCMKRSSLILSLVIPGPTSPGIAIDVYLEPLVEELRELWDVGVQAYDASSKEVFQLRAALMWTINDFPAYADLSGWSTKGELACPSCAVKTESRYLRNGRKFCYMGHRRWLDVDHDFRKDGMSFDGSNDTRLAPEPPVTSDIIVETEHLLGRCLGRKCQLAYKKRKRREAEQSGWKKRSIFFTLPYWEDHKLRHNLDVMHIEKNVMDNILSTLLNLKDKTKDNYKARLDLADIGIRSELHLQRKSDDQYTIPAACFHMTSLEIDGFLQVLKDVTVPDGYASNISRCVNMKARKISGLKSNDNHILMQQLFPIALRGSLPSHVTRPLIKLACFFREICSKTLTVSDIVTSEAEIAVTLCELEKIFPPSFFTVMVHLVMHLAAEAKIGGPVHYRWMYPIERYLSRLKSYVRNRAAPEGSIAEGYIVEESLTFCSRYMEGVETIFNRPTRMIEESTGVVSIMTLNNKEWTQAHRYVLFNSENINRFREMHKRLIEDELRKGHNRNVSDAIIYKHHMEKFCTWFRGHVMSLTGADKEREGVSDTLVALSKWPYIYVKRFKHYVINGLKFRSVNDEGNRKTQNSGVSVATDGGNTYYGILSDIIELNYSDNMKHVLFKCKWVHDQHRRGYKTDEFGFPMVNFTHFIHGGDKMMDEPYVLASQATQVFYVEDKRQKDWYTVVKTKARDVFDAGVGPQREEDDTYSFSENVPYNISTNEVVSDNLRWARDDLEGMTIDASIIAERDLHGVNNEDDFIDDESDNEDENNDEYTEDE